From one Candidatus Cetobacterium colombiensis genomic stretch:
- a CDS encoding acetyl-CoA carboxylase biotin carboxyl carrier protein produces MKKEEFQIEDLINVLSECGLTEISYEENENLKIKIKKSPQREIVVPKETPKPLKDVNKKEDNIKTILSPGIGKYFYKEIVKVGDKIKVGQDLGYIYVMGLKTPLKSTVGGEVTEITVQDGGVVDYGKVLLKVKATAR; encoded by the coding sequence ATGAAAAAAGAAGAGTTTCAAATTGAAGATTTGATTAATGTACTAAGTGAGTGTGGACTTACTGAAATTAGTTATGAAGAAAATGAAAATTTAAAAATAAAAATAAAAAAATCTCCACAAAGAGAGATAGTAGTGCCTAAAGAAACTCCAAAACCATTAAAAGATGTAAATAAAAAAGAAGATAATATTAAAACAATTTTATCTCCAGGAATTGGAAAATATTTTTATAAAGAGATTGTAAAAGTAGGAGATAAAATAAAAGTAGGACAAGACTTAGGATATATCTATGTAATGGGATTAAAAACTCCTTTAAAATCTACAGTTGGGGGAGAAGTGACAGAGATTACTGTACAAGACGGTGGAGTAGTTGACTATGGAAAAGTATTATTAAAAGTAAAGGCCACAGCAAGATAA